Sequence from the Equus quagga isolate Etosha38 chromosome 15, UCLA_HA_Equagga_1.0, whole genome shotgun sequence genome:
tttcctcctacTCTTATCATTCTAGGATTTGAGCATTGAAGGACTATGGACCAAAGCAATTATACTTCTCTACATGGTTTTATTCTGCTTGGCTTCTCTGACCATCCCAAACTGGAGGTGGTCCTGTCAGGAGTTGTCACCATCTTCTACCTAATTACATTGGTGGGTAACACAGCCATCATTCTTGCATCTCTCCTGGATTCCCATCTCCACACACcaatgtactttttcctcaggaatTTCTCTCTCCTGGATCTATGTTTCACAACCAGCATCATCCCTCAGATGATGGTTAACTTGTGGGGACCTGATAAGACCATCAGCTATGTGGGCTGTGTCATTCCACTCTATGTTTATATGTGTTTGGGCTCCATTGAGTGTCTTCTCCTGGCTGTGATGTCCTATGATCGTTTTACAGCTATTTGTAAGCCTTTGCATTATTTGATAATCATGAACCCACATCTGTGTCTCAAGATGATTCTCATGGTCTGGAGTATTAGTTTGGCCAACTCTGTAGTATTATGTACACTCACCCTGAATCTGCCTAGATGTGGAAACAAACTTCTGGATCACTTCTTGTGTGAGTTGCCAGCTATGGTCAAGATAGCTTGCATAGACACCACAACAGTGGAAATGTCTGTCTTTGCTCTAGGCATTGTCATCGTCCTTACACCCCTCATCCTTATTCTCATATCCTATGGCTACATTGCCAAAGCTGTGCTGAGAATGAAGTCAAAAGCAGGACAACGAAAAGCAATTAATACCTGTGGTTCTCATCTCACTGTGGTGTCCATCTTCTACGGAACTATTATTTACATGTACCTGCAACCAGGTAACAGTGCCTCCAAAGACCAGGGCAAGTTCCTCACCCTCTTTTACACCATCATCACTCCAAGTCTCAACCCTCTCATTTACACCTTAAGGAATAAGGACATGAAGGATGCACTGAAGAAGATGGTAAGGTTGACCATGAAACTACAAA
This genomic interval carries:
- the LOC124227382 gene encoding olfactory receptor 2W1, yielding MDQSNYTSLHGFILLGFSDHPKLEVVLSGVVTIFYLITLVGNTAIILASLLDSHLHTPMYFFLRNFSLLDLCFTTSIIPQMMVNLWGPDKTISYVGCVIPLYVYMCLGSIECLLLAVMSYDRFTAICKPLHYLIIMNPHLCLKMILMVWSISLANSVVLCTLTLNLPRCGNKLLDHFLCELPAMVKIACIDTTTVEMSVFALGIVIVLTPLILILISYGYIAKAVLRMKSKAGQRKAINTCGSHLTVVSIFYGTIIYMYLQPGNSASKDQGKFLTLFYTIITPSLNPLIYTLRNKDMKDALKKMVRLTMKLQNQRGT